In Alnus glutinosa chromosome 7, dhAlnGlut1.1, whole genome shotgun sequence, the sequence ATCAAACAAAATTCCCTTGAGATCCTTGATCTGTAGACAGCGCAACACAAAAATGTATCATTGGAAAGAAACTGTGGAAGGAAAgggaaataaaaattataatttcatgtAAGGCGAGGGCATACCACACATTTAGACATATCTACAAATACCTACGACAAGTATATAAAATCTCCTTCAACAGGACATGATGGCTGTGTATTCCCAAAAGTCTGAAACAAAATCTTCGTAcgattaatatatatgaaataaaattattcgtCAACATATACGAATCAACATAtctacaaacatatatatatttttctctttccatACCTGTGTAACAACACTACTATGAGTTCCAATTACTTGGTCATGCGGAACATCAGTTACAAAAGTGAACGGATCTTCACTTGTGTCTAGTTCATCTACTAGTGATCTTTGGCATGgcttcaataaataaaaaaccatatGAATAACATGTTacatataatattaaaattacaaatcaaatatGTGGACATAATTGGTAACCATCGGCTTTCAAATATTTGCAtacctgtttttttttcctctgttgTTTCCTCTGCTGATTGGGATTTGTGGCACTCTTGTTTGATGCAGCAGACTTTTTGACCGCTTTTTCAACTGCGGACACCTTTCTGTTCGATGGTTTTCTCCCTTTAGTATGAGCCACGAGAGGACTACACACCTCTACTCCATCACCAGTCATAGTCATAGACGCACTTGGGAGCAATTTTGCACTTGGAAGTGATTGGGAAGATGGACTTTGTTCACATCTTGGACCACTAAATTTATTAGTTAACATATCAACATAATTTTGCACTTCCGTGCAATGGTCCACGTTTGGTGCTACGATTGCGGCTAACTTCAACATATTTTTGCTCAGTTCAGCATATCGATCTGCAGTAGGGTTGCCACTCAAAGGATCATAACTACTTTTGATTAATTTATATGGCCGCTCCAAATCCTTCCTCCATCGGTTTAGAAAGTATTTATCGGGCAACAATTTCACATCTTCACATATAGTCAGTACAGACATGGCATGTCTGCACAAAATTCCTCTTGCTTCAAACAAATGACAACTACAATTCACGTCACATGAAACTCCATTATAGTAAACAGTGAAGCATACTTTCTTAATGTAGGaatcactaatttctacctttTCAATCACCTGGTAGGTATTAATTCCACCTTCACTTTCTAAACAAGAGCAACCACAATACATAATCTCTGAAATCTCCTTttgaacttctttgaactttgcatGTGTgtacattttttgaaattgcttCTCAAAGGGATACCTGCTTACACATGAAATCGTGGTATGAAAAGAATCGAAATCAGCGACATTCTCAACCTCAACCTTCCTACGCAAAGCGTTATCATATTGATCCACAAATTCTTTCAATGAGGTAGACGATTTcacataaccatcaaaaaatgcaTTCATACTCTCACTACGCTACGTGGTAGTCATGCCAGCCCAAAATATACTATTCAAATATGCTGGTACCCAGAAACTCCGTTCACTGTATAAATCTTGCAGCCATGCATTCTCCTCCAGATTATAACACTCAAGTACACTCTGCCATTTAGCATCAAACTCATCACATGTTTGAGAATTATACACACAACTTCGTATGGCACTCTTAATGGCTTTGTACTGTGAATTTGATCCAAACTTTTCTGGAAGTTTTTTTAGTATgtgccataaacaaaacctatgTCGGGCATATGGAAAAACctttttaattgcatttttcatagctcTGTCTTGATCTGTTATAATTGCCCTTGGCGCACGGCCCTTCATACATTTCAACCAtgcctcaaacaaccaaacaaatgtcGCTGTATCTTCACTTGAAATTAACGCTGCTCCAAAAAGAATTGATTGCCCGTGATGATTCACTCCCACAAAAGGGGCAAATGGCATTTCGTACTTGTTGGTCAAGTATGTGGTGTCAAATGTAACTacatcaccaaaatcttcatacgatgccctacttcgtgcatcagcccaaaacacattttttagcCTAAACTCATCATCCACATCCATTTCAAAGTAGAAATCACTATCCACTTTTTGCATTCTATCGAAGTAGTCACGAAGTGCTGTAGCACCTCCTGTGCCAAGGCGAAGACGTCTTGAGTTCGCAATATAATTGCGAcattctttctctccaaatgtgAGATTCTCGTATCCCCCAGCTTCAACGGCTAGCGAGTTATAGATCTTATTTGTTCGAATTCCAGCTCTATCATCTATATCAAGCTTTCTCTTTGTAGCAAGATCCAACTTCTTGTGACATCTAATATATCTCGCTTTGCCCGGGCTTAAATCGTGATTATGCCCTAGATTTACATTAGTCACATACCACATTGTATCCACTAATGTTGCACTCACAGTAGCCCTACACCCCGTTTTGCTTGTTTTCATTGGCTTGGAAAGGCTATTGCTTGAGCTGGATGATGCGTTGCCTTGACGAGCACATGCCAAAGTGATGTAATGTACATCtccattttcatactttttcttcttcttctgcaccacaccaaaaccctctTGCTTCGCATAATTTCTATAATATTCAAGAAGTTCCTCTGTGGAGCCAAATAACATACCCTCCTTAGGTTccttaacatttttttcttcatctatAAGCTTGTGCTTCGAACGACAATTGACCAAACTATCATCTTTCAACTGTTCATTAGCTACAGTTTCATTTCCATCCGtatcaaaacaaatgaaacaaagtgtaaaaaaatcaattataaattagagatatgttataaaaattaaaggtaagCATGAAACAAccaacataccattttgagggtctaTTTCAATGGGAACAATATCTTCAACTTGTTCATGTGTCAACGAACATTCATTTTCGCAATGTGAAATCAAGGGCAGTTGTGATAAGTCCATCTAAAAGTTTCTGtagggaataaaaaaaaaaccatatgaattaaagcttaaaaaaaaaaaatgggggaatCATGACTGCATGTTATGCCTATCTATATGACTGCATGTTATGCCTATCTATATGTCCATGTATCTATTGGAGCTTGCTGATAGGTTTTAAGCTCTTTCcaattatatcatttattttctattatatctaTCCATGTAATtagctgtgtgtgtgtgtgtccacATTCATGCGTACGCATATAGAAGATGTGCACATGTGATTTGCAATATCTACATTGTGCAGTGCCTCATCTGTGGTTTATGTTCTAGTGTCAAATGATTGAATTTCTCATAAACTGGAATATTTACAAATAATGTTTTAGAGAGGAATACAAAAATCAGATGTTTTATCCTATCAAGCACAAAGAGGGCCTCAATAATAGTTTGCGGTGTAAACTTTCCAAAATCATTCCTGGATTGGCCATATTTTATCCAAAGATATATGTTCTTTGTTGTGGTATGATATCTCATGGACATTCTAAAAGCGGAATGTCCGTGTTCGACATAACATAACATGATCATGGGTGTGGGATATGCGTCCAACACAAAATGATAGTTGGATATATCTTTACATGCCTCTTTTCTGGTAATTGCTTAACAAGTTACTCCGGCAAGGAGAGGATCATATTCCTAATTTTTTGTGTTTACAATAAACCTTGTTGATTTGTTTGGACATTTCACTAGAGGTTAGAATGTCAAAATACAAGCTCAAagctcaagaaaaaaaattgaggaggaAATAGTAACAGAGAGGAGAGGTTGTTTTACCTCTGAAGAGCTTGGTCAGTGGTGGAGACGGGGGCGGGGAGCTCGGTCGCCGCCGGAAAATGGAGGAGATCGGCCGGAAAAATGGGGGCACGCCTCTGCTGGAAATGGAGGAGATTGGCCGGAAAATGGGGGCACGCCTCTGCAGCTGACCGGCCGTGGGCGCTGGGTCAGAGAGAGGAGCTCGGTCGTGGGCCTGCTGGGTCAGAGAGAGGAGCTCGTTCGTGGACGCCGGTCGTGGGCACGCCTCTGCAGCTGACCGGCCGTGGGCGCCGGTCGTGGGCACGCCTCTGCAGCTGACCGGCCGTGGGCACTGGTCGTGGGTACCGGGAGCTCGGTCGTGGACGCCGGTCGTGGGCCTGCTGGGTCAGAGATAGGAGCTCGTTCGTGGACGCCGGTCCTCTGCAGCTGACCGGCCGTGGGCACTGGTCGTGGGTACCGGGAGCTCGGTGGACGCCGGTCGTGTGGGCACGCCTCTGCAGCTGACCGGCCGTGGGCACTGGTCGTGGGTACCGGGAGCTCGGTCGTGGACGCCGGTTGTGGGCCTGCTGGGTCAGAGAGAGGAGCTCGGTCGTGGACGCTCGGTCGTGGACGCCGGTCGTGGGCACGCCTCTGCAGCTGACCGGCCGTGGGCGCTGGTCGTGGGCGCCGGTCGTGGGCACTGGTCGTGGGCACGCCTCTGCCGGAAAAGCTAGAGCTCACCGGAAAAGCTAGGTGGCACGCCTGGAAAATGGGGGCACCCGGAACCACGGAGATCGCCGGAAAATGGGGAAGGAGAAAGGGgagaaaatttggggggagaaaatttggggggaaacTGAAATGCTGATTCAGTCAGTAGCTCGAGTCTTCGTACCCAAATTATCAACTTTTCTCCTTCATTAAATTTTGTCAGGGCCACGCTGGAAAGGGACTGATGAAAGACGGACAAAGGTCTActgtatagcatttctcatcagAAGTTGGCTTTGtaacttctctaaaaaaaaaaaaaaaaaaaaaaaaaaaaggagggtaaaaggaagaaggagaagaaaaatagaAGGCTTTgtaatttgtatcattttgcTACCAAAGCCTTGACATTCGACAAACTTAATTCGGGCTAGCTTTGTAGTCTATCACTTGACCTAAGGCCCGCGTTCGATCGACCTTAAACGGTTAAACCCTTAAACCTCACAAAGAGGCAGGGAAAACCAAAACCCGCCATAGCAGCTTAGCAGCGATGGTGAAGGCGTACTTTCGGTACGAGCCGGCGGCGGCCTTCGGAGTCATCGTATCCGGTGAGGCCAACATAGTGTACGACAGCTCCGGGAAGCACCTCCTGGCTCCGGCGCTGGAGAAGGTGGGCGTGTGGCACGTGCGGCAGGGCCTCTGCACCAAAACCCTAGCCCCTTCGCCCGCCTCTCGCGGTCCTTCTCTCGCCGTCACCTCCATTGCTTCTTCGCTTTCTTCTTCTCTGGTAGAagcttttttcttattcttttttgttttcccttGGTATtggtttggttgccgagaaagcGAGGCGACGAAAAcgcaagagaaataaaagagatttctttaaaattttttcttagttttgaatgttttgaagtCTGAAAAATGAGATACTAAGGTTTAAGTCTAATAATGATATACTTACACTACGTGTATTGGTTCCTGTATAATAAGAAAGAAATTCACCACGAGTTTGAATTTCAAGTTTTCCAGTATTTTTAGTGACAAACCTTGCAGTTTTTTTGGTATTATGAATGATTTCTTCCCCAATATTTATTTGATAATCATTCTGAGATTTTAACATCTAACGTTCATTTATCACTCACAATTCCATGTGGAGGTTTTGGTTCTAGCTCTACTGGGTTCCAATATTGAGAATTTAggatttaatattctaaaagtTCAATTTCATTtcctgcaaaaaagaaaaaagaaaaaagaaaaaaagagaaaggttttcttttttggttgatAACAAATGAGCTATGGAAAGGTGAAAGGTAACTTGAGAATATTGAGTTTGGAACCTATGAATTCAGTACTTGTTGCTTATtgtttgctatatatatatatatatattttattttttaaatacggTGTTATTTACCAATTCTCTAATTGTGAATTGATGAATTTTTGTGCTCTGTTGATGTAAGAGGAAGAGTTTTTGATTGCAGATTGCAAGTGGATATGCAGATGGCAGCATAAGAATTTGGGATAGCGACAAAGGAACTTGTGAGACCACATTGAATGGACATAAGGGGGCTGTGACTGTGCTTCGATACAATAAGCTTGGATCGTTGCTTGCATCTGGAAGCAAGGATAACGATATAATATTATGGGATGTGGTTGGCGAGACTGGCCTGTATCGGCTTCACGGGCATCGTGAGTTCGTGACCAGGTTTATCATTACAGCTTTTCAATTAAACCTGTATACTCAGATGGCTGCTGGGCTTAGCTTGCTCATCCCTattgttttcttaatttatctATCTTGCACTCTGTATAAATTGTGATTATTGTTTATTTGCTTTCACTTATTGTAGGTAACTGATCTTGTTTTCTTAGATTCTGGTAAAACACTTGTTAGTTCCTCCAAAGACAAGTTCTTGAGAGTGTGGGATCTTGAAATACAGCACTGTATGCAAATAGTAAGTGGTCATCACAGTGAAATATGGTCCATAGACGTTGACCCAGAGGAAAGATTTCTGGCCAGTGGGTCTGCAGATGTGGAACTTCGATTTTACACAATTAAGCATGACTTGGTGGATGGACAATCTTTAGCTACTACAAAGGGAACTGAAGTTGTGAACAATGGAGATTCATCGACTCAAAATAAATGGGATATTTTGAAGCCATTTGGAGAAATTCAGCGACAAAACAAAGATAGGGTCTCTACTGTGATTCAACAAATCAGGAAATTTGCTTGCTTGCCAAGTTGCAGGAAAGACAGTAGTGATATTCGACATACTGGATGAGGCTAAAGCAAAGCGTAAAGCGAAACGTAGGCTTCATCGGAAGAAAGTAAAAGAATCTGCAAAAGGGGCAGTTGGGGTTATGGAAAATGGTAATACAAATCTTGGCACTGGAGAGGAAGGAAATGCCCCGTTGGTTACTGCTGCTGATGTTTTTAAGCTTCTTCATACTGTTCGAGCTAGCAAAAAAATATGCTCCATTTCTTTCTGTCCAGTTACTCCAAAGAATTTGGTGGCTACTTTAGCGGTGTCTTTGAACGACAATCTATTGGAATTTTATTCCATTGAAGGAAGTGGCTGGTCAAAAGCACTTGCTGTGAAGCTCCAAGGACACCGTTCTGATGTCAAAAGTGTAACACTTAGTTCAGACAACTCTTTTTTGATGTCAACTAGTCACAAGGCAGTAAAGATCTGGAATCCAAGTAATGGTGCTTGCCTCCGAACTATTGAGTCTGGCAACGGACTATGTGGTTTAATTATTCCTCAGAACAAGTATGCACTTGTTGGAACTGATAAAGGAACTATAGAAATTATTGACGTCAGGAGTGGAACATGCTTTGAAGCAGTAGAAGCTCATGGTGGTTCTATTAGGTCAATTGCGGCGATTCCAAATGAAAATGGTTTTGTCACAGGAAGTGCGGATCGTGATGTTAAGTTCTGGGAATACCAGATTAAACAAAAATCTGGTCAAGTATGTTCTTCTTACGTTCAACTCTTAACATTTCTaagttttgtattgtacgtCATTATCTGTTATTTAGGATATTTGTCCAAGTTGAAACTCTTTTTTATGAACAACattgtacttataaaaaaggtCCTATTACTTCCAgcattatattattaaatgataATGACGATGGACCTTCCACTTTCTCTTAAGGTGCTGTTCATTT encodes:
- the LOC133872570 gene encoding protein FAR1-RELATED SEQUENCE 9-like; this encodes MNAFFDGYVKSSTSLKEFVDQYDNALRRKVEVENVADFDSFHTTISCVSRYPFEKQFQKMYTHAKFKEVQKEISEIMYCGCSCLESEGGINTYQVIEKVEISDSYIKKVCFTVYYNGVSCDVNCSCHLFEARGILCRHAMSVLTICEDVKLLPDKYFLNRWRKDLERPYKLIKSSYDPLSGNPTADRYAELSKNMLKLAAIVAPNVDHCTEVQNYVDMLTNKFSGPRCEQSPSSQSLPSAKLLPSASMTMTGDGVEVCSPLVAHTKGRKPSNRKVSAVEKAVKKSAASNKSATNPNQQRKQQRKKKQPCQRSLVDELDTSEDPFTFVTDVPHDQVIGTHSSVVTQTFGNTQPSCPVEGDFIYLS
- the LOC133872571 gene encoding protein FAR1-RELATED SEQUENCE 4-like, with the translated sequence MWYVTNVNLGHNHDLSPGKARYIRCHKKLDLATKRKLDIDDRAGIRTNKIYNSLAVEAGGYENLTFGEKECRNYIANSRRLRLGTGGATALRDYFDRMQKVDSDFYFEMDVDDEFRLKNGRAPRAIITDQDRAMKNAIKKVFPYARHRFCLWHILKKLPEKFGSNSQYKAIKSAIRSCVYNSQTCDEFDAKWQSVLECYNLEENAWLQDLYSERSFWVPAYLNSIFWAGMTTT